A genomic segment from Fuerstiella sp. encodes:
- a CDS encoding UvrD-helicase domain-containing protein yields MHQLIRASAGTGKTWNLSGHFLRQLFEGARPETILATTFTRKAAGEILGRLLVRLAESCVDSQKYDELAGAMSPLQLTQPRVTELLSQLTRQLHRLRVSTLDSFFQQIARNLTLELGLPPGWSIADDFTDTVLRQRAIDAVLAEQDTKDSRQLMQMLARGRSRRSVRSLIDEAVEGYYELFLQTDSQAWNRIPQTAGRSKPDLQICIDALKEVALSGKQQPKTRAADLHRFHDGNWSEFLTKGIAAAVSSGRQQFGRQDLSPELICAYEPLVRHARTEILNQIAHHNQAAWRLIHRFDTAYQRLRRDTGFTRFSEITRLLACSGNMIEGHRVNYRLDSSFRHLLLDEFQDTSLDQWKVLKQLIKPLIKFTSDNPSSVFCVGDPKQAIYGWRGGDAEVMDEVQATIPGIAAEPLNESRRSAPAVIETVNHVFQKLHRHKHLEEYAKASLEWSGNYPVHSTHLADLPGFAELRTAPRTGDDSESDRKAAYNNWVAEQIHSIHLRCPGAEIGVLMRTNNGVAQLVHQLTQLGVPASEEGGTPPTDSPAVLAVMSLLYLSSHPGCTVSRYHVAHSPLARVVGFDQWQDDAAAMATASFIRGRLLDNGYGATLQWIMEAVQNECSDRDRIRLQQVVSEAWQFDVTSSLNPAEFVQHLESSRFSRSVPSRVRVMTVHQSKGLEFEIVVAPELTGPLVKVPAVAADRPGRAAAPEDVCVWVDRGLRHLLPQQLQNAMAQTTDEIVRGSLCLLYVTLTRAVHALHLLIPPETKTTRKTLAGILAAVFSDTEVLEDDSQIWKTGNASWFHQVPHTQVPSDRSKTEHQTADPQLHLATMTGGRRRGLVRRTPSEHRTTRLPLTSHTLSPTGDCSVVDGKTRGMLIHAWFERILWLDCGEPLTRSRLRETTTDPSIQALHIADAAIEVLLTEFLEFINRTSAKSVLTQDATRKRFQQMPGLAEHSRLDLRVIPERPFVYREQDCIVHGKIDRLVIAENSGKRLAAEIIDFKSDRIVGEIDQWTESKKEDYENQLREYRTAVTRCFGIPKTFISSSLLLLEANRCVEVK; encoded by the coding sequence ATGCACCAACTGATTCGAGCATCGGCCGGCACCGGAAAAACGTGGAATCTTTCCGGCCATTTCCTCCGACAGCTGTTTGAGGGAGCACGTCCGGAAACCATTCTGGCAACCACGTTCACCCGTAAAGCGGCGGGTGAAATTCTTGGACGTCTGCTGGTGAGACTGGCGGAATCCTGTGTTGACAGTCAGAAATATGATGAGTTGGCGGGTGCAATGTCTCCACTTCAGTTGACTCAGCCGCGAGTTACTGAATTACTGAGTCAACTGACGAGACAGCTGCACCGTCTGCGTGTCTCGACACTCGACAGCTTCTTTCAGCAGATCGCACGCAACCTGACTCTGGAACTCGGCTTACCTCCGGGATGGTCTATTGCCGATGACTTCACCGACACTGTATTGCGCCAGCGGGCAATTGATGCGGTGCTGGCAGAACAGGATACCAAAGACTCTCGCCAGCTCATGCAGATGCTGGCCAGGGGGCGAAGTCGTCGCAGTGTTCGTTCGCTGATTGATGAAGCCGTAGAGGGCTACTATGAACTGTTTCTGCAGACGGATTCCCAGGCGTGGAACCGCATCCCTCAGACAGCCGGTCGGTCAAAACCGGATCTACAGATCTGTATCGATGCGTTGAAGGAAGTTGCGCTGAGCGGCAAACAGCAGCCAAAAACACGAGCAGCTGATCTGCACCGATTTCACGACGGAAACTGGTCCGAATTTCTGACGAAAGGGATCGCGGCAGCCGTATCATCCGGCCGACAACAATTCGGCCGACAGGATCTTTCACCAGAACTGATCTGTGCGTATGAACCGCTTGTGAGACATGCCCGAACTGAAATCCTTAACCAAATCGCACACCACAACCAGGCAGCATGGCGACTGATTCACCGATTCGATACCGCGTATCAACGTTTGCGCCGCGACACTGGTTTCACACGATTCAGTGAAATCACCCGCCTGCTTGCCTGCTCGGGGAACATGATCGAAGGACACCGCGTTAATTATCGACTGGACAGTTCGTTTCGCCATCTGTTGCTGGATGAATTTCAGGACACCTCACTCGATCAGTGGAAAGTCCTGAAGCAACTGATCAAGCCGCTGATCAAATTTACATCCGACAATCCGTCCAGTGTGTTCTGCGTGGGAGATCCAAAGCAGGCGATCTACGGCTGGCGCGGAGGAGATGCTGAAGTCATGGATGAAGTTCAGGCAACGATTCCGGGGATTGCGGCTGAACCATTGAACGAGAGTCGACGATCGGCTCCGGCCGTAATTGAAACCGTCAATCATGTGTTTCAGAAACTGCACCGACACAAGCACCTGGAAGAATATGCCAAAGCCAGCCTTGAATGGAGCGGGAATTATCCGGTCCATTCGACTCACCTTGCCGATTTACCTGGATTTGCGGAGTTGAGAACCGCGCCCCGGACCGGTGATGATTCCGAATCTGACAGAAAGGCTGCTTACAACAATTGGGTTGCGGAACAGATACACAGTATCCATCTGCGGTGCCCTGGTGCGGAAATTGGCGTCCTGATGCGAACCAATAATGGTGTTGCTCAGCTTGTGCATCAACTAACCCAACTTGGTGTCCCTGCGAGTGAAGAAGGCGGAACTCCGCCGACTGACAGTCCCGCCGTGCTTGCTGTCATGTCTCTGCTCTATCTGTCCAGTCATCCCGGTTGCACCGTTTCACGTTACCACGTTGCTCACTCTCCACTCGCCAGAGTCGTAGGTTTCGATCAGTGGCAGGACGATGCTGCGGCAATGGCCACAGCATCCTTCATTCGTGGTCGTCTGCTGGATAACGGTTACGGCGCCACACTCCAGTGGATTATGGAAGCGGTACAAAATGAATGCAGCGATCGTGACAGAATTCGTTTGCAGCAGGTTGTTTCAGAAGCCTGGCAGTTCGATGTGACATCATCCCTCAATCCGGCAGAATTTGTTCAGCATCTGGAGTCCTCAAGATTCAGTCGCAGTGTGCCGTCCCGGGTTCGCGTCATGACGGTTCATCAGAGCAAAGGACTGGAATTCGAAATTGTCGTTGCGCCGGAACTCACCGGCCCATTAGTCAAGGTTCCGGCAGTCGCAGCCGACAGGCCCGGTCGTGCGGCAGCACCGGAAGACGTCTGTGTATGGGTTGACAGGGGATTACGACATTTGTTGCCTCAACAGCTGCAAAACGCAATGGCGCAAACAACTGATGAGATTGTCCGGGGTTCACTGTGCCTGCTTTACGTTACACTGACTCGCGCTGTTCACGCGCTGCATCTGCTTATTCCACCGGAAACGAAGACAACCCGGAAAACTCTGGCCGGAATCCTGGCCGCCGTATTTTCTGACACAGAAGTCCTCGAAGATGATTCACAGATCTGGAAGACCGGAAATGCATCCTGGTTTCATCAGGTCCCTCATACTCAGGTACCGTCCGACCGGAGCAAAACAGAACATCAAACAGCGGATCCTCAGCTGCATTTAGCCACCATGACAGGAGGTCGTCGGCGCGGTCTGGTCCGTCGCACGCCGTCCGAACATAGAACAACCCGCCTGCCACTGACCAGTCACACATTGTCGCCTACCGGCGATTGTTCGGTTGTTGACGGGAAAACCCGTGGAATGCTGATTCACGCATGGTTCGAACGGATTCTCTGGCTGGACTGTGGAGAACCGCTGACACGGAGTCGGTTACGGGAAACCACAACGGATCCGTCAATACAGGCGCTGCATATTGCTGATGCAGCTATCGAAGTACTTTTGACAGAGTTCCTGGAGTTCATTAACCGGACCTCAGCGAAGTCGGTCCTCACACAGGACGCAACACGAAAACGATTCCAGCAAATGCCTGGACTCGCAGAACATTCCCGACTGGACCTTCGGGTGATTCCTGAACGGCCCTTCGTTTACCGTGAACAAGACTGCATTGTTCACGGTAAAATCGATCGACTTGTGATCGCTGAAAATTCAGGAAAAAGACTGGCCGCAGAAATCATCGACTTCAAATCAGATCGGATTGTTGGCGAAATCGACCAGTGGACGGAATCAAAAAAAGAAGACTACGAAAACCAGCTGCGTGAGTATCGTACCGCCGTTACCCGGTGTTTCGGAATTCCGAAAACGTTCATCTCGTCATCACTTCTGTTACTTGAGGCAAACAGATGTGTCGAGGTTAAATGA
- a CDS encoding PD-(D/E)XK nuclease family protein, with product MAVKRHFTGWKQPALPLVADYLIRRYASTDDLDLSKVILVFPARRAARRMLELLVERAESRFPSLIPPRMVTFLHFPELLYPQQKKMADQLTQLLVWMTAIRAVPPQQLHSAIATLPPETSLPSWINLCDSLRRQHDELAAEGLDFDDVFRILSRTELTEETERWKALRRIQSEYLMRMDALQLWDRQTARLIAVDQQECTTNHDIILVGTVDMNGIVRKMLDQVSDRVTALVCAPQSIADHFDQWGCLVADKWQDRVVHIPDETTLVTDTPQDQADAVVDHLATLNGINRADEIAVGVTDDSLVPVILQSLALAGVSGRWPIGSHLRASRPWRLLDAVASHLATADDRQRPDFPSLTDLVRHSDVTAFIEQQLQKQGVQAATNWLAELDSYRADHLQPVPGRTLGHHPRTNIVECICASVTQLLSQLLPDRPFTKTKLNLQEQNRTDSPVHNSQFNDTGVPDPNTVHRGLMVRHPLSDWATGTLRLLDLVYADYSTGGDDQRDESMIACINALNELNETLRQIPAEVIPACTAAQALPVLLMQIGDLNIASAPNNSAIDLMGWLELPLDDCPVVTVAGFNEGRVPESTNSDVFLPDTIRTKLGLTDNKRRYARDTWALESLLNCRQQVRLIAGRRDVQGNPLAPSRLWFAGNESDVPGRVLRFYQERKSGSTLPDALPGDPPAKFSTSRQSAFVIPAPQQTSQPTQIPVTHFRDYISCPYRYLLRREIGLTSIEDQPREMDGRLFGNLLHTVLSQFGTGATRHFSSVDLIEETLLNNLHQEALERFGNQLSATVAVQLQMASERLRAFAEWQARQVSDGWKIKFCERSLEYNVHDALGRPLTIVGRIDRIDRHSQSGEWRVLDYKTSERAQNPKSTHRKKGDWIDLQLPLYRLLIREMGIDSNVQLGYVNLPGDLKYIGTSIADWTPEELNGAEEKAKQLAAQIVDLQIDRLQPVNGMYQDDLTRICQDSVIDRHIPWLADWSGRSQSSVNTRSSH from the coding sequence ATGGCAGTCAAACGTCACTTTACCGGATGGAAGCAACCGGCTCTGCCGCTGGTTGCTGATTATCTGATCCGCCGATATGCCTCAACCGATGATCTGGACCTGTCAAAGGTCATCCTAGTCTTTCCTGCAAGACGCGCTGCACGCCGAATGCTTGAACTGCTGGTCGAGCGTGCGGAATCCCGGTTTCCTTCTCTGATCCCGCCCCGGATGGTTACGTTCCTGCACTTTCCGGAACTGCTTTATCCGCAACAAAAAAAAATGGCGGATCAGCTCACCCAGCTTCTGGTATGGATGACAGCAATCCGTGCGGTACCACCACAGCAGCTTCATTCGGCAATCGCCACTCTTCCGCCGGAAACATCTCTGCCATCGTGGATTAACCTCTGTGATTCACTGAGGCGACAGCACGATGAACTGGCAGCAGAGGGTCTGGATTTCGATGACGTGTTCCGGATTCTGTCGCGAACCGAACTGACAGAAGAAACTGAACGCTGGAAGGCCCTTCGAAGGATTCAGTCCGAATATCTCATGCGTATGGATGCGCTGCAGTTGTGGGACCGGCAGACCGCTCGACTGATTGCTGTTGATCAGCAGGAATGCACGACGAATCACGACATCATACTGGTTGGAACAGTGGATATGAACGGCATCGTCAGGAAGATGCTGGACCAGGTCTCCGATCGCGTCACGGCACTGGTTTGTGCACCGCAATCCATCGCCGATCACTTCGATCAGTGGGGGTGCCTGGTTGCTGACAAATGGCAGGATCGCGTTGTTCACATTCCCGACGAAACCACGTTGGTAACAGATACACCTCAGGACCAGGCCGACGCTGTTGTGGATCATCTGGCGACACTGAATGGAATCAATCGTGCTGATGAGATCGCTGTCGGGGTCACAGATGACAGTCTGGTACCGGTGATTCTGCAGTCTCTGGCCCTGGCGGGCGTGTCCGGACGCTGGCCGATTGGATCACACCTGCGTGCTTCACGCCCCTGGAGACTCCTGGACGCCGTTGCGTCGCATCTGGCAACAGCAGACGACCGTCAGAGACCCGATTTCCCAAGTCTGACAGATTTGGTGCGCCATTCGGATGTAACTGCATTCATAGAACAGCAACTGCAGAAACAGGGTGTACAGGCGGCCACAAACTGGCTTGCCGAACTCGACAGCTACCGAGCCGACCACCTGCAGCCGGTTCCAGGCCGCACACTGGGACATCATCCCCGGACAAACATCGTTGAATGTATCTGCGCGTCCGTGACACAATTGCTTTCGCAACTTCTGCCGGATCGTCCTTTCACCAAAACGAAGTTGAACCTGCAGGAACAAAATCGAACCGACAGCCCGGTTCACAACTCGCAGTTCAACGATACAGGCGTTCCGGACCCAAACACCGTGCATCGCGGGTTAATGGTTCGTCACCCACTGAGCGACTGGGCAACCGGAACCCTTCGGCTGCTGGATCTGGTCTACGCAGACTATTCGACGGGCGGGGATGATCAGCGCGACGAATCCATGATCGCCTGCATCAATGCCCTGAACGAACTCAACGAAACGCTGCGGCAGATTCCCGCTGAAGTCATACCCGCGTGTACGGCAGCTCAGGCACTTCCGGTACTGCTGATGCAGATCGGAGATCTCAACATCGCATCCGCTCCGAATAACTCTGCGATTGATCTGATGGGATGGCTGGAACTGCCACTCGATGACTGTCCGGTCGTGACCGTAGCGGGATTCAACGAGGGGCGGGTTCCTGAATCAACAAATTCAGACGTGTTTTTGCCGGATACCATTCGGACAAAGCTGGGATTGACCGACAATAAACGTCGCTACGCTCGTGACACCTGGGCACTGGAATCATTACTGAACTGTAGACAACAGGTACGACTGATCGCAGGTCGCCGGGATGTTCAGGGCAATCCACTGGCTCCCAGCAGACTGTGGTTTGCGGGCAACGAGTCCGATGTTCCAGGTCGAGTGCTTCGTTTCTATCAGGAACGCAAATCAGGTTCGACACTGCCTGACGCTCTCCCCGGAGATCCACCGGCCAAATTCAGCACAAGTCGGCAATCCGCCTTCGTCATTCCTGCACCACAACAGACTTCACAACCAACACAGATTCCGGTAACCCATTTTCGTGACTATATCAGCTGTCCGTATCGATATTTACTTCGGCGGGAAATCGGTCTCACATCAATTGAAGACCAGCCGCGAGAGATGGACGGCCGCCTGTTCGGCAATTTACTGCATACTGTGCTGAGTCAGTTCGGGACGGGTGCCACGCGCCATTTCAGCAGCGTTGATCTTATCGAAGAAACGCTTTTGAACAATCTGCATCAGGAGGCTCTGGAACGCTTCGGAAATCAGCTGTCTGCCACTGTGGCCGTACAGCTTCAGATGGCCTCAGAACGTCTGAGAGCATTTGCTGAATGGCAGGCACGACAGGTATCAGATGGCTGGAAAATCAAATTTTGTGAACGCAGTCTGGAATACAACGTGCATGATGCTCTGGGACGTCCTCTGACGATCGTTGGTCGTATCGATCGAATTGATCGGCACAGTCAATCCGGTGAATGGAGAGTACTGGACTACAAAACCAGTGAGAGAGCACAGAATCCGAAATCAACACACCGGAAAAAGGGCGACTGGATCGATCTTCAGCTTCCACTGTATCGACTGCTGATTCGGGAAATGGGTATTGATTCAAACGTGCAGCTGGGTTACGTGAATCTGCCCGGGGATCTCAAGTACATCGGCACCAGCATTGCTGACTGGACTCCGGAAGAACTGAACGGCGCTGAAGAAAAAGCGAAGCAGTTAGCGGCACAAATCGTGGATCTGCAAATCGACCGACTCCAGCCTGTGAATGGAATGTATCAGGACGACCTGACACGAATTTGCCAGGACTCGGTCATTGATCGTCACATTCCCTGGCTGGCCGACTGGTCCGGACGCTCTCAAAGTTCAGTCAACACCAGATCCAGCCACTGA
- a CDS encoding VCBS repeat-containing protein yields the protein MIHRLVFFMAVSGFLLVAGVSGATAEDTTESTNLAQFYGFTGVELFELNSRAGNLVAGHFSPDDRTDLLLVDNRDSCLKLLRQRLPEEQEEQDVRGHVNDLRSDGRFEFQEIPVDKEVAGLTSGDFNADGRTDIAYVGMPDRLVIRYQHGDTKADWSKSWSVRLPELAAVAWMVSAGDLNGDDRCDLVVLGKTAMYIVYQNDRGEMNSPHRLINTSVQLSLVQAADINGDGRDDVCYMAIEGSHRGLYARLQTADGRLGPELNFDLHQPRSVTVCDVDTEPGKEILTIDQRTGRLVISRLANPKHADPSAPRSLVHFGIGDGRSSGQNRAIAVGDVDGDGLSDVVVTDPENAQVLVFRQSGIDGLAPAEMFPGLLGATDACMVDIDGDAQQELVLMSEPENVVALSRFQEGRLTFPKPLTRAKKSQSLCGIQVLQTSGQPTLAICTKSGGRNRKNLLGLRQMSLSSEGTAESMNRVTEFEAAGINGNPPVHLLKMDANVDGNEDLLIVPQGAGSEGVITFLSDKHGLLSETPHPHRLSLGKGTAGPLFVHHHHLLVGRGAFARAMKLEDQRWTVVDQFNAAEEKARISGAVSMDYDNDGTDEIILIDTGIDRLRILRNESGLFRPWREVEMGSFRFRSAVIADLNGDSADDLLLVSNQRISVMYSGNTQSELKEIATWESAREDAYPADIISGDFNGDDVIDLALIDTGIDGLELLHFSETNGLRAATHFRVFEEKRLVSSADSRGTEPREGIVADVTGDGRKDLVLLCHDQLIVYPQDSTAQAQTSE from the coding sequence GTGATTCATCGCCTTGTGTTTTTCATGGCTGTGTCCGGATTCCTGCTCGTGGCCGGCGTCTCGGGAGCAACCGCCGAAGACACCACAGAGTCCACAAACCTGGCCCAGTTTTACGGGTTCACAGGGGTGGAACTGTTTGAACTCAATAGCCGTGCCGGCAATCTGGTGGCGGGACACTTTAGCCCCGACGACCGCACCGATTTACTACTGGTGGACAATCGCGACAGCTGTCTGAAATTACTGCGGCAGCGTCTTCCTGAAGAACAGGAAGAGCAGGACGTCAGGGGACATGTCAATGACCTGCGATCGGATGGGCGGTTTGAATTTCAGGAAATCCCGGTCGATAAAGAGGTGGCCGGATTAACTTCCGGGGACTTCAATGCCGACGGACGCACCGACATTGCTTATGTCGGAATGCCGGACCGACTGGTGATCCGTTATCAGCACGGTGACACGAAAGCTGACTGGAGTAAATCCTGGTCGGTGAGACTTCCCGAACTGGCAGCAGTCGCGTGGATGGTTTCTGCAGGAGACCTCAATGGTGACGATCGCTGTGATCTGGTCGTACTCGGAAAGACGGCGATGTACATCGTCTACCAGAATGACCGCGGTGAGATGAATTCTCCGCATCGACTGATCAATACATCAGTTCAGTTATCACTGGTGCAGGCAGCAGACATCAACGGTGACGGTCGGGATGATGTCTGTTATATGGCAATCGAAGGAAGTCATCGTGGATTATACGCCAGACTGCAGACCGCTGACGGTCGTCTTGGGCCGGAGCTCAATTTTGATCTGCATCAGCCTCGTTCTGTGACGGTTTGCGATGTCGACACCGAACCCGGGAAGGAAATCCTGACGATTGATCAGCGCACCGGACGACTGGTCATTTCACGCCTGGCAAATCCAAAGCACGCGGATCCGTCGGCTCCGCGCAGTCTGGTACATTTTGGGATCGGCGACGGCAGATCCTCCGGACAAAACCGGGCGATTGCAGTCGGTGATGTTGACGGTGATGGACTCAGTGACGTCGTTGTGACAGATCCCGAAAACGCCCAGGTACTTGTGTTTCGGCAAAGTGGGATCGATGGTCTGGCGCCAGCTGAAATGTTTCCGGGACTGCTGGGTGCGACGGATGCCTGTATGGTTGATATTGACGGTGATGCGCAGCAGGAACTGGTTCTGATGAGCGAACCGGAAAACGTGGTCGCACTCAGTCGATTCCAGGAAGGAAGGCTCACATTTCCCAAACCACTGACACGCGCAAAGAAAAGTCAGTCTCTGTGCGGAATTCAGGTGCTGCAGACAAGCGGTCAGCCAACACTGGCAATTTGCACGAAGTCCGGCGGGCGCAACAGGAAAAATCTGCTCGGTCTCCGTCAGATGTCACTTTCCTCCGAAGGTACTGCCGAATCGATGAATCGTGTGACAGAATTCGAAGCGGCCGGGATTAACGGAAACCCGCCTGTGCATCTCCTAAAAATGGACGCCAATGTCGACGGAAACGAAGATCTGCTGATTGTTCCCCAGGGCGCCGGTTCCGAGGGTGTCATCACGTTTCTAAGTGACAAACACGGACTTTTATCAGAGACTCCGCATCCCCATCGGCTCAGTCTGGGCAAAGGTACTGCCGGGCCACTGTTTGTCCACCATCACCATCTGCTGGTTGGTCGCGGGGCATTTGCCCGTGCCATGAAACTGGAGGACCAGCGTTGGACGGTTGTTGATCAGTTCAATGCCGCTGAAGAAAAGGCACGAATCAGTGGCGCAGTGAGTATGGATTACGACAACGACGGCACGGACGAAATCATACTGATCGATACCGGAATCGATCGCCTTCGGATTCTAAGAAACGAATCCGGACTGTTTCGACCGTGGAGAGAAGTCGAAATGGGATCATTCCGGTTCCGCTCCGCAGTCATCGCTGATTTGAACGGAGATTCTGCCGATGATCTTTTGCTGGTGAGTAACCAGCGGATCAGTGTGATGTATTCCGGAAATACGCAAAGTGAACTGAAAGAGATAGCAACCTGGGAGTCTGCACGTGAGGACGCTTATCCGGCTGATATCATCTCCGGTGATTTCAATGGAGACGACGTGATTGACCTGGCACTCATCGATACCGGAATCGACGGACTTGAACTGCTTCATTTCAGCGAAACAAATGGTCTTCGGGCGGCAACGCACTTCCGTGTGTTTGAAGAAAAGCGACTGGTATCCAGCGCTGACTCGAGAGGCACCGAACCTCGGGAAGGAATCGTAGCTGATGTGACAGGAGACGGTCGAAAAGATCTGGTCCTGCTGTGTCACGATCAACTGATCGTATACCCGCAGGATTCAACTGCCCAAGCCCAAACATCTGAATGA